The sequence GTATAAAGAAGCAGAAGCAAGATTGAATTCACAGATTGACACTTGGCAATCGGAACTTCAGAATTTACAATCTGAATATGAGCGTAAAAGATCTGCCTTCGAAAGTGAAAAAGTACTTTTGATCGGAGATCAGCTGAAACTCAGAGAAAAGGAAGTAATGGATTTGGAAAAAAATATCAAAACCACTACAAGTTTACGTTTCGGAGCAACGGGAGAAATCGCCAAGCTAAGAACGAATCTGGTGCAGCCTTTCCAGGATGAAATCTGGGGCGCGATCAAAACGATGTCTGAGAAAAACGGATTAGGCATAGTTCTTGATAAAACGAGTAACAATGTACTTTTCCTTCAAAAAAGATATGATTATTCTGATAAAGTATTAGATATTTTATTGAAAGGAACAGATAAAAAAGAAAAAACTAATACCAAAAAATAAAAGTTTATAATTAACTTTTATTAAATTTAAAGATCTAAAAACAAATTAAATTATTTATTTACCAATTATGAAAAAATTAAGTGTATTATTTGCAGCGGTAATGATGGTTGTATCGGTAGGTATGGCAAAAGCTCAAAAAATTGCTACTTTAGATGTTATAGGTGTTCTTAACGCAATGCCTGAGAAGAAAAAGGCAGATGCTGACCTTAAAGCTTTCTTGGATACTAAGCAAGCTGAAATTAAAAAGAAAGCTGATGCCGGACAAGCTA is a genomic window of Chryseobacterium wanjuense containing:
- a CDS encoding OmpH family outer membrane protein, producing MKNFKIVFSFVLFLLFGLSNAQKIGVVDTDYILNKLPQYKEAEARLNSQIDTWQSELQNLQSEYERKRSAFESEKVLLIGDQLKLREKEVMDLEKNIKTTTSLRFGATGEIAKLRTNLVQPFQDEIWGAIKTMSEKNGLGIVLDKTSNNVLFLQKRYDYSDKVLDILLKGTDKKEKTNTKK